The Mobula hypostoma unplaced genomic scaffold, sMobHyp1.1 scaffold_127, whole genome shotgun sequence genome includes the window GCTGGTTCCATAATGGATCAGAGTCCGGGAACAGCATCGTGGAATACGGCAGAAAATCCTAAAAATGCCTTCTGGGCTACAGAATATGTCTTTGCGAAGTATGAATGGATGTCCTTGGATTTTCGAATCGCGCACGCATTAAAAGTCATTCAAGTGATTTACTACCCTGGTCTGGCTATCATTGCTCTTCCCGGTGAGTGTCTCCTCAAAGCTCAACTATACAACAATATTTAACTGCTTTCTAATGTTTATCACCCATTTGAAATTATTGCTACTGTTGCACACTGCAGGTAAGAAATCTGCAAAGGTTCAAATTCTACCACGATGCTCTTCACTGTGGCTCTTGTAATTGTGCGGCTGTAAGGGCCATTGATTCAATCGGTAAATCCGTTCAATCGTTGCTCACTTCAGTTCATGAAGGTGGCTATGATATTTTGCCGCTGGAAGCGTTGATTCCTTTCAGTCGCTCCATCTTCCGTTCGAAAATATCGGGTTTTGAATCAAGTTGCTTCCTCTCCTCGTGTTTGCAACGGAACTTAATCTGACTTCTAAGTGCGGGTTATTCTCGCAGGCAACCGGTCTGACTATCCACTACCCGCCAACGTCACTGCGCACCCAGCGCCGCCAAGCTTCGTACGTGCCTGCCACGTCATCGAACTGAACATTCCGCCTTCCCACTTCTCCCAGAACCGACTGTCTATTCTAAAACTCTCGGCCTGTCCAGGGAATCCGTGGTCCTTTCCTGACGGTTCACCACTGGCATTCGTCCCGCTGCAGCTCCATCTCCGCATTATCGGAATTTGTCAGCAAATGTCTGAATTGTTTCACCTCTGCCCTCTCCTGTGGTAATTCACGTGATTTAAAACAATCCTTCATTCGCTTTTCAAACGTCACTCTGAGGCTTTCGCCGAACTGGGTTATAATGATGATAAAGAGAGACTGCTTATTATCTGTCTTCTCCTGAGAGAAGTTACATTATGGTGAATATTATCGACTCTCTTATTCTCTGGTTATTTCAAACAATATTCATCTGAATAACACTGTGCAGCAGAAAATGTAGTTGTCTGTATGGACTGAATTCTGCAATTCCATTCGAAGTTCAGAATTCTTCCTTGAAATACATAGGCATTTTATTCAAAAAAAAGGGAAAGTGATCTCATTTTTACTATATTATCGTTAAAGTCTCCTCACAATCATTCGCTCTCCTCTGACGATCCTCGTCCAATCGATATCTGTATCGGATTTGATTCTATGATCGGAACTCAACAATTATAAAATGCCACTGTCCTTTCTGTGTGtattatttttgaatgtttgaccAGTGAAAATTGACTGTGATCTCAGTACTTTAGAGTAGTCCTGGTACGAAACCGATTCCATTCTCCTATTGAAATTCAAAACCGTCCACAACTGATGATTTTATTATCGTCGGCGTTTACATTTGACTGTCAACTCGGTCAGTGTTCTGAAGCAACAAAAACTGAACAAAAAATCTGCGCACTGAAAGATTACGAACAGGCCATGAGATTCTGACAGCGACGCATTGCTTTGGGGATAAAAGAGGGTCATTATTGCCGGGAGGCATTTTTCTTTTACTACGACTGAAATAAAATGCAAAGGAATGGAGGAAAATCTCTTTAATAAGCGCAGGAGGATCTGAAGGGGATACAGAACcgtggagggggaaaaaaaaacaaaggaatatCATTTGCCCAGTTAACTTTCGCCTTCTGAACATAGCATCGGCTGCAGCAAAACCTGGTCTCCCGCTGAACGTGTCAGAGAGTCGACCAGCTTCTCCGAGCTTTAGGTCAGCGGATTCAAATCGGTTAATGGGTTGTCTGAAACTTGGATAGATTCCGCTGCTCGGAATTACTCGCACACTGAGTGAATTCATCGGAACTACTGCTGACAGGATGACCAGTGACAGTCTTTTATATATAGCGAGGATGCCCGAGAACTTTCCACCATACCGTAGTAATTGTGtgtattccactgtactgctgccgcacaaAAAGGAACTGATCTCTTGACTTAAGATGGTGACGttcaatctgattctgatatgggtgtcgTTTGTcgactaagagtgggaaggggtcagggtgAGAGAATCGTAGTTGGGAAAAGTGGGAGCgagagaggagggagcgggaagcaccgggGAAACATTCTGTAATTGACAATAATTTTCAACATCATTTTCTTCCGCCATATTTGCAACCTGGTTCTCCGCTCTACCTTGACAATACGGTATTGTGCAAAACGCTTAGTCtacctaactatatatatgtttgccaaagacttttgcagagtagcGTATAATGATCAGGGGAGGGAGCCTGCCCTTGATCTAAACAGTCATTGTTGAGGAAATTTATCTAATGGAATTCAAGATTTTGTAGATTTCGTATTTGAAGTTCCATTTGCATCTTTCCCCTCAACATATGCAAAGTTACCAATTACCAGTGATTGTTATCTGTGTTATTCACTGCTGTTTCCTGTGTAATATCGGCCCGAAAATATTGCGGTTGATGTTTCACTGATTTCACTTACGATTTGACTCTAATCATTGATTTTCTTGATAGACTACCCGAGGAGAATTTATTCACTCATGTGACTAGACACAGAGAACAAATCCGATAAATTGTATGATAATAGAGAACGCTTCCGGATGTGTCTCCACTGATTGTGTTTTATGCTTCTTGCAGTGAACCTGGTGACGATTTTAATCCTGTCCAgaggaaagtgcggtctctccagAGTTGTCACTCGCTACCTAGTTGCCATGGCAGCGGCAGATCTTATGGTTGTTGTCCTGGACCTAATATTGAGCAAGATTCCGAATATTTACACGCCAATTGAACTTCTCATCTGGGCTGCGGACACACCAGTGTGTCAAATCCACACCGTCCTGCTTTACGCCGCCACCGATTGTTCggtctggttcaccgtcactttCACATTTGACCGGTTTGTGGCCATTTGTTTCCAGAAGCTGAAAACAACATATTGCACAGGGAGAACTGCGGCTGTGATGCTGGGGACAGTGACTGCGATCAGCTGTTtaaggaacatttactggtatttTCGACTCTCGGGGTATTATGCAGCGCTGATCGCTCCATTTATTTGTGTAGATACCGCAGATTATGTGTCTTTATTTGTCGCAATGTCAATTGATTTATTTCATTACCTTCTCACTCCTGTAATCCCATTCCTGCTGGTTCTCCTGACGAATGCATTAACCTTCCGGTACGTTTTAGTCACCAGCAGGGGGCGCAGGAGACTCCGGCGTGCTGACAAGGGAcagagtgccagagacccggagatggagagccGCAGAAAATCACTCGTTTTACTGCTGATCATCTCTGGCAATTTCGTCCTGCTATGGGCACCGTTCACTGTGTATTCTGCTTGGAACCGACTGTCTGCTTTCTCTGCCGTGACGCTTCCTGCTGATTCTCTGCGAGGACTGGGCTCGATGCTGCAGATTCTGAGCTGCTGCACAAACACGGCTTTTTACGCCGTCACCCAGACCAAGTTCAGGGAGCAACTGAAGGAGGCGATAAACCATCCCCTGGCTGTCATTGCTGCAAGGATGTCATGAACTAGTGATGTTTGCCTTCCTGGCCCAAATAATTCACCACCCATTGCAGGCAATCTCTGTACCAATGGAGCCAGGCCTTCTCCTTCTACATTTCATTCCTCGCCAGCATGATTCCTCGCACTGGCTCACTGACGATCATTTTAATCGTTTTTTCCTGCATTCACCAGTTTAtatcccccctctcttccccagtGGAACGACCTATATTTGTTAGTGTAGATCAGCGCCACAGTTCTGTTCGCCTGTTCCAGCCGCACTGCTCCGCTCCAGCGTGAAACCTCTCCTGTGTTCCCGAAACCTCTCCCGTTTAACAGTGAGTGCGAACGGTCCGGTTCACCCAGCTCGCAGGTCATACTGGAAATTAGCTCT containing:
- the LOC134342151 gene encoding probable G-protein coupled receptor 139; the encoded protein is MDQSPGTASWNTAENPKNAFWATEYVFAKYEWMSLDFRIAHALKVIQVIYYPGLAIIALPVNLVTILILSRGKCGLSRVVTRYLVAMAAADLMVVVLDLILSKIPNIYTPIELLIWAADTPVCQIHTVLLYAATDCSVWFTVTFTFDRFVAICFQKLKTTYCTGRTAAVMLGTVTAISCLRNIYWYFRLSGYYAALIAPFICVDTADYVSLFVAMSIDLFHYLLTPVIPFLLVLLTNALTFRYVLVTSRGRRRLRRADKGQSARDPEMESRRKSLVLLLIISGNFVLLWAPFTVYSAWNRLSAFSAVTLPADSLRGLGSMLQILSCCTNTAFYAVTQTKFREQLKEAINHPLAVIAARMS